A genomic region of Pseudomonas sp. MPC6 contains the following coding sequences:
- a CDS encoding bacteriocin immunity protein, translating to MKNKLSDYTENEFVALLQSIISHDGTENEVDTLVFHFEKISEHPAGSDLIFYPEDGADESAEGITQTVKKWRAAQGLPGFKER from the coding sequence ATGAAAAACAAACTCAGTGATTACACAGAAAACGAATTCGTGGCTTTGCTTCAGAGCATCATCAGCCACGATGGGACTGAGAATGAAGTAGACACTTTAGTGTTCCACTTTGAAAAGATCAGTGAGCATCCGGCTGGATCAGACCTAATTTTCTACCCAGAAGACGGTGCTGATGAATCAGCTGAAGGCATCACACAGACTGTGAAGAAATGGCGGGCAGCTCAGGGCTTACCTGGATTTAAAGAAAGATGA
- a CDS encoding PTS fructose-like transporter subunit IIB, whose translation MKLAIVTACPNGMVTSVLCARLLDAAAQRQGWSTSVEVTDAAHPERQLSAATIEAAEWVLLVTSAPVDLSRFVGKRVFQSTPAQALQDVEAVLRRGAEEARVYVAPQTVTEPAAVIKNAPRLVAVTACPTGVAHTFMAAEALQQAAKRLGYDLQVETQGSVGARNPLSAAAIADADVVLLAADIEVATERFAGKKIYRCGTGIALKQAEATLNKALAEGTQETAATGGKGPAKQEKTGVYKHLLTGVSFMLPMVVAGGLMIALSFVFGITAFKEEGTLAAALMQIGGETAFKLMVPLLAGYIAYSIADRPGLAPGMIGGLLASTLGAGFIGGIIAGFIAGYAAQAINRYARLPQSLEALKPILIIPLLASLFTGLVMIYVVGKPVAGMLTGLTHFLDSMGTTNAILLGVLLGGMMCVDLGGPINKAAYAFSVGLLASQSYAPMAATMAAGMVPPIGLGIATFIARRKFAQTEREAGKAALVLGLCFISEGAIPFAAKDPLRVIPASIAGGALTGALSMYFGCKLMAPHGGLFVLAIPNAINHAMLYLLAIVAGSLLTAVAYALLKRPEVVEMAIEPVNA comes from the coding sequence ATGAAGTTAGCCATTGTTACGGCCTGCCCGAACGGCATGGTCACCAGTGTGCTGTGCGCGCGGTTGCTCGATGCCGCAGCCCAGCGTCAGGGCTGGAGCACCAGCGTCGAAGTCACCGATGCCGCGCATCCGGAGCGTCAATTGTCGGCGGCCACGATCGAAGCCGCCGAGTGGGTACTGTTGGTGACCAGCGCACCGGTGGACCTGTCGCGATTCGTCGGCAAGCGGGTGTTCCAGAGCACGCCGGCCCAGGCCCTGCAAGATGTCGAAGCGGTGCTGCGCCGGGGTGCTGAAGAAGCCCGGGTATACGTCGCCCCGCAAACGGTCACCGAGCCTGCGGCTGTGATCAAAAACGCCCCGCGGCTGGTCGCAGTGACCGCCTGCCCGACCGGCGTCGCCCACACCTTCATGGCTGCCGAAGCCTTGCAGCAGGCAGCCAAGCGCCTGGGTTACGACCTGCAAGTGGAAACCCAGGGCTCGGTCGGCGCGCGCAATCCGTTGAGCGCCGCCGCCATTGCCGATGCCGATGTGGTGTTGCTGGCGGCGGACATCGAAGTCGCCACCGAGCGGTTCGCCGGCAAGAAGATTTACCGGTGCGGCACCGGCATTGCGCTCAAGCAAGCCGAAGCGACGCTGAACAAGGCGCTGGCTGAAGGCACGCAGGAAACGGCTGCCACCGGCGGCAAAGGCCCGGCCAAGCAAGAGAAGACCGGCGTCTATAAACACCTGCTGACCGGGGTGTCGTTCATGCTGCCGATGGTGGTGGCGGGCGGCCTGATGATTGCCTTGTCGTTCGTGTTCGGCATCACCGCGTTCAAGGAGGAGGGCACGCTCGCGGCCGCCCTGATGCAGATCGGGGGCGAGACCGCGTTCAAGCTGATGGTGCCATTGCTGGCGGGTTACATCGCCTACTCGATCGCCGACCGTCCGGGCCTGGCACCGGGGATGATCGGCGGTCTGCTGGCCAGCACCCTGGGCGCCGGTTTCATCGGCGGGATCATTGCCGGCTTCATCGCCGGTTATGCGGCGCAGGCGATCAATCGCTACGCGCGCTTGCCGCAAAGTCTCGAAGCGCTGAAGCCGATCCTGATCATCCCGTTGCTGGCGAGCCTGTTCACCGGCCTGGTGATGATCTACGTGGTCGGCAAACCGGTGGCCGGGATGCTCACCGGACTCACGCACTTCCTCGACAGCATGGGCACCACCAACGCGATCCTGCTCGGTGTGTTGCTCGGCGGCATGATGTGCGTCGACCTCGGCGGACCGATCAACAAAGCCGCTTATGCCTTCTCGGTGGGACTGCTGGCGTCGCAGAGTTATGCACCGATGGCCGCGACCATGGCCGCCGGCATGGTGCCGCCGATCGGTCTCGGTATCGCCACCTTCATCGCCCGGCGCAAGTTCGCCCAGACTGAACGCGAGGCCGGTAAAGCGGCGTTGGTGCTGGGGCTGTGCTTTATCTCCGAAGGCGCGATTCCGTTTGCCGCGAAAGACCCGTTGCGGGTGATCCCGGCGAGCATTGCCGGTGGTGCGCTGACCGGCGCCTTGTCGATGTACTTCGGCTGCAAACTGATGGCGCCCCACGGCGGGTTGTTCGTGCTGGCGATTCCGAATGCGATCAATCATGCCATGTTGTATCTGCTGGCGATTGTGGCCGGGAGTCTGCTGACGGCGGTGGCGTATGCGCTGCTCAAGCGGCCGGAAGTGGTGGAGATGGCCATAGAACCCGTCAACGCCTGA
- a CDS encoding colicin E3/pyocin S6 family cytotoxin gives MYTKQGKHLGEYDPKTGEQTKPANPSRKVEK, from the coding sequence ATGTACACCAAGCAAGGAAAACATCTTGGAGAGTACGACCCGAAAACAGGAGAGCAAACCAAGCCTGCCAACCCGTCAAGGAAAGTAGAAAAATGA
- a CDS encoding HNH endonuclease, which translates to MNGLAPAAPKIEHAGKRVAFGLHHIELIKDGGAVYDVDNLRAVTPRRHIDLHRKTE; encoded by the coding sequence GTGAACGGCTTGGCCCCTGCCGCACCCAAAATCGAACATGCCGGAAAACGAGTTGCCTTCGGGCTACACCACATAGAACTAATCAAGGATGGTGGCGCCGTATACGATGTTGACAATCTGCGAGCTGTCACACCAAGGCGTCATATCGACCTACACAGAAAGACTGAGTAA
- a CDS encoding bacteriocin immunity protein has protein sequence MELKSKLSDYTEAEFIEFINEIKFGSNDEAQEDKLIFHFKKVVGHPAGSDLIFYPENNVENSAKEIIQILKEWREAQGLPGFRSE, from the coding sequence ATGGAATTGAAGAGCAAGCTATCCGACTACACAGAAGCTGAATTCATCGAGTTCATCAATGAAATCAAATTCGGTTCCAATGATGAAGCGCAAGAGGACAAGCTTATCTTTCACTTCAAAAAAGTTGTTGGTCATCCAGCAGGATCAGACTTGATCTTTTACCCAGAAAACAACGTTGAAAATTCAGCGAAAGAAATCATTCAGATTCTCAAAGAATGGCGTGAAGCTCAGGGCTTGCCGGGTTTCAGAAGCGAGTGA
- a CDS encoding S-type pyocin domain-containing protein, whose product MKKLGFPESPDFLPAPTRQPTREQIQAFQDASAAVSAKNKKHALDANARWERHQKKQQDAIDTKPDSQLNGCVFAKSCNLPDGVINHQNSTGFVPLERLADYGLWAVLGTGAAITAEGIPLKWVAGSATGGALAQRLGGSLALALIGSVAAGTALGTVTLLMPNTSLSPDSAFYKKEQYAELDAGRTRVRINVKTLPDGSVSAYGFYTGGKKDWEFVPVIQATKQGEKFVADIGNGIGLTWTPAANPDDVPGIPALEGAPPLPTIWVYPPTEQANKILVNPEHPPEYQDAIIWFPADAGLEPIYIVLSARYDSGVVTGVGEDVSGVWLAGAGTGLGAPIPTRIADQLRGQTFRDFDAFRAAFWLEVSNDAVLRDQFCLDNQRKISQGKAPIAIESEHAGDRMRFEIHHIEHIKNGGEVYNVDNLSVMTPTLHIQTHNESK is encoded by the coding sequence ATGAAAAAGCTCGGTTTCCCGGAATCCCCGGACTTTCTGCCCGCCCCAACGCGACAACCCACCAGGGAGCAGATCCAAGCCTTCCAGGACGCCAGTGCAGCGGTATCCGCCAAGAACAAAAAGCATGCACTGGACGCCAATGCCCGTTGGGAGAGACATCAAAAAAAACAACAGGACGCCATCGACACAAAGCCCGATTCGCAGCTTAACGGTTGCGTATTCGCCAAAAGCTGCAACCTCCCTGATGGCGTCATCAACCACCAAAATTCGACCGGGTTCGTCCCGCTCGAAAGACTGGCCGACTACGGATTGTGGGCCGTGCTGGGCACAGGCGCAGCGATCACCGCCGAAGGCATACCGCTCAAATGGGTGGCCGGTTCGGCCACGGGCGGCGCCCTCGCCCAACGGCTCGGCGGTTCGCTTGCCCTCGCTCTGATAGGCTCGGTGGCGGCTGGCACCGCGCTCGGGACAGTGACGCTATTAATGCCGAACACCAGCCTTTCGCCCGATAGCGCCTTCTACAAGAAAGAGCAGTACGCGGAGCTCGATGCGGGACGAACCCGTGTGCGCATCAATGTGAAGACACTGCCCGATGGTTCCGTCAGCGCTTACGGCTTCTACACCGGCGGGAAAAAGGACTGGGAATTCGTCCCGGTCATCCAGGCAACAAAGCAAGGTGAAAAGTTTGTCGCCGATATCGGCAACGGCATCGGCCTGACCTGGACGCCAGCAGCGAATCCTGACGATGTACCGGGAATCCCAGCACTGGAAGGCGCCCCGCCACTGCCGACGATATGGGTGTACCCGCCCACCGAACAAGCCAACAAGATACTGGTAAACCCCGAGCATCCGCCCGAGTATCAGGATGCAATCATCTGGTTTCCTGCCGATGCGGGGCTTGAGCCAATCTACATCGTGCTCAGCGCCCGGTATGACTCCGGGGTCGTCACAGGTGTGGGCGAAGATGTGTCGGGGGTCTGGCTTGCAGGGGCTGGCACCGGCCTAGGCGCCCCAATTCCAACGCGGATTGCGGATCAGTTAAGAGGACAAACGTTTAGAGACTTCGACGCTTTCAGGGCTGCGTTTTGGCTTGAAGTTTCGAACGACGCGGTACTACGAGATCAATTCTGTCTAGATAATCAAAGGAAAATCTCCCAAGGCAAAGCCCCGATAGCAATCGAATCCGAGCATGCAGGAGACCGAATGAGATTTGAGATTCACCATATTGAACACATCAAGAACGGTGGTGAGGTTTACAACGTAGATAACCTTTCAGTCATGACGCCAACACTACATATTCAAACCCATAATGAGAGCAAGTGA
- a CDS encoding alkaline phosphatase D family protein: protein MSEFDLGRRRVMQAVGAGLLLPGLAPAVIASVKDRPQLTDGVQSGDLLGDRAMVWSRSDRPARMVVEWDTRSLFSNPRRFVSSLADARTDFTARVELSGLPADQAIFYRVYFEDAQSGVASEPWFGHLRSVPQARRDIRFVWSGDTVGQGFGINPDIGGMRIYEAMRLRLPDFFIHSGDSIYADGPVPAQLMTESGRVWRNLTSEAKSKVAETLDDYRGNYRYNLMDENIRRFNAEVPQIWQWDDHEVVNNWSPGKQLDQRYNHKDIHSLVSRGRQAWLEYAPMRLQGADGGGRIYRKLGYGPLLDVFVLDMRSYRGANDDNLGAAKPFLGREQLDWLKRELKGSSAQWKVIAADMPIGLGVSDGEVSPGVSRWEAVANGDPGPAQGRELEIAELLGSLRVQQVRNVVWLTADVHYCAAHHYHPDRAAFQDFEPFWEFVAGPLNAGSFGPDPLDKTFGPEVVFEKAPPTQNASPFAGFQFFGEVNIDGQTGEMSVVLRDLDGVSVFEQKLQPV, encoded by the coding sequence ATGAGCGAATTCGACCTCGGTCGCCGTCGTGTCATGCAAGCCGTCGGCGCCGGCCTGTTATTGCCTGGCCTGGCGCCAGCGGTAATCGCCTCGGTCAAGGACCGTCCGCAACTCACCGATGGCGTGCAGTCCGGCGACCTGCTGGGCGACCGGGCGATGGTCTGGAGCCGCAGCGACCGTCCTGCGCGGATGGTGGTGGAGTGGGACACCCGCAGCCTGTTCAGCAACCCCCGTCGATTCGTCTCGTCCTTGGCCGATGCCCGCACCGATTTCACCGCCCGGGTCGAACTCAGCGGCCTGCCCGCCGATCAGGCGATTTTCTATCGCGTGTATTTTGAAGACGCCCAAAGCGGTGTCGCCAGCGAACCCTGGTTCGGTCACCTGCGCAGTGTCCCTCAGGCCCGCCGCGACATCCGCTTCGTCTGGAGCGGCGACACCGTCGGCCAGGGGTTCGGCATCAACCCGGACATCGGCGGCATGCGCATCTACGAAGCCATGCGTTTGCGCCTGCCGGACTTTTTTATCCACAGCGGCGACTCCATCTACGCCGACGGCCCGGTGCCGGCGCAGCTGATGACTGAGAGTGGGCGCGTGTGGCGCAATCTCACCAGCGAAGCCAAGAGCAAAGTCGCCGAGACCCTCGACGACTATCGCGGCAATTACCGCTACAACCTGATGGATGAAAACATCCGTCGCTTCAACGCCGAAGTGCCGCAAATATGGCAGTGGGACGACCACGAAGTGGTGAACAACTGGTCACCGGGCAAGCAGTTGGACCAGCGCTACAACCACAAAGATATCCACAGCCTGGTGAGTCGCGGGCGCCAGGCCTGGCTGGAATATGCGCCGATGCGGTTGCAGGGCGCCGATGGCGGTGGGCGGATTTATCGCAAGCTCGGTTACGGCCCGTTGCTCGATGTGTTCGTACTCGACATGCGCAGTTATCGGGGGGCGAACGACGATAATCTGGGTGCCGCCAAACCCTTCCTTGGACGTGAACAACTGGATTGGCTCAAGCGTGAACTGAAAGGCTCCAGTGCCCAGTGGAAAGTCATCGCCGCCGACATGCCGATCGGCCTCGGTGTCTCTGACGGTGAAGTCAGCCCAGGGGTCTCGCGCTGGGAAGCGGTGGCCAATGGCGATCCGGGACCGGCCCAGGGGCGCGAACTGGAAATTGCCGAACTGCTGGGTTCTCTGCGCGTACAGCAGGTGCGCAATGTGGTCTGGCTGACGGCGGACGTGCATTACTGCGCGGCCCATCACTACCACCCGGATCGCGCGGCGTTTCAGGACTTCGAGCCGTTCTGGGAGTTTGTCGCCGGACCGTTGAATGCGGGGAGTTTCGGCCCTGATCCACTGGATAAAACCTTTGGCCCGGAAGTGGTGTTCGAAAAGGCACCACCGACGCAGAACGCCTCACCCTTTGCCGGGTTTCAGTTTTTTGGCGAGGTGAATATCGATGGGCAGACGGGGGAGATGAGCGTGGTGTTGCGGGATCTGGATGGGGTGAGTGTGTTTGAGCAGAAGCTGCAGCCAGTCTGA
- the ptsP gene encoding phosphoenolpyruvate--protein phosphotransferase, with translation MLELTIEQISMGQSAVDKSTALNLLARHLVADGLVAEGYLAGLQAREAQGSTFLGQGIAIPHGTPETRDQVFSTGVRLMQFPEGVDWGDGQIVYLAIGIAAKSDEHLRLLQLLTRALGETDLGQALRRASSAEALLKLLQGAPQELALDAQMIGLGVSADDFEELVWRGARLLRQADCVSNGFSAVLQQVEALPLGDGLWWLHSEQTVKRPGLAFVTPDKPMRYLGQPLSGLFCLASLGEAHQALLERLCALLIEGRGHELGRATSSRKVLEVLGGELPADWPSARIALANAHGLHARPAKILAQLAKSFEGEIRVRIVDGQDSAVSVKSLSKLLSLGARRGQVLEFVAEPSIAADALPALMAAIEEGLGEEVEPLPAVSQQREVIADVAEVILAPASGSLVQAIAAAPGIAIGPAHIQVLQAIEYPLRGESAAIERERLQQALAQVRRDIEGLIERSKSKAIREIFITHQEMLDDPELTDEVATRLKQGESAEAAWMAVIEAAAKQQESLQDALLAERAADLRDIGRRVLAQLCGVETPSEPEQPYILVMDEVGPSDVARLDPTRVAGILTARGGATAHSAIVARALGIPALVGAGAAVLLLAPGTPLLLDGQRGRLHVDADAATLQRATEERDTREQRLKAAAEQRHQPALTTDGHAVEVFANIGESAGVTSAVEQGAEGIGLLRTELIFMAHSQAPDEATQEVEYRRVLDGLAGRPLVVRTLDVGGDKPLPYWPIAKEENPFLGVRGIRLTLQRPHIMEAQLRALLRAADNRPLRIMFPMVGSVDEWRQARDMTERLRLEIPVADLQLGIMIEVPSAALLAPVLAKEVDFFSVGTNDLTQYTLAIDRGHPTLSAQADGLHPAVLQLIDITVRAAHAHGKWVGVCGELAADPLAVPVLVGLGVDELSVSGRSIAEVKARIRELSLAQTQTLVQQALAVGSANEVRALVEAL, from the coding sequence CATGCAGTTTCCCGAGGGCGTGGATTGGGGCGACGGTCAGATCGTCTACCTGGCGATCGGTATTGCGGCCAAATCCGACGAACACCTGCGCCTGCTGCAACTGCTGACCCGAGCGCTTGGCGAGACCGACCTGGGCCAGGCCCTGCGCCGCGCCAGTTCCGCCGAAGCCTTGCTGAAGCTGCTGCAAGGCGCGCCGCAGGAGCTGGCGCTGGATGCACAGATGATCGGCCTCGGTGTGTCTGCCGATGATTTCGAAGAGCTGGTCTGGCGCGGTGCGCGTTTATTGCGTCAGGCCGACTGCGTGAGCAACGGTTTCTCCGCGGTGCTGCAGCAGGTCGAAGCGTTGCCGCTGGGCGACGGCCTGTGGTGGTTGCACAGTGAGCAAACGGTCAAGCGTCCGGGCCTGGCCTTCGTCACCCCGGACAAGCCGATGCGTTATCTCGGCCAGCCATTGAGCGGTCTGTTCTGCCTGGCCAGCCTTGGTGAAGCCCATCAGGCGTTGCTGGAGCGGCTGTGTGCATTGTTGATCGAAGGTCGTGGCCATGAGTTGGGTCGCGCCACCAGCAGCCGCAAGGTCCTCGAAGTACTCGGTGGCGAACTGCCGGCGGACTGGCCGAGCGCGCGTATCGCCCTGGCCAATGCCCACGGACTGCATGCGCGTCCGGCAAAAATCCTCGCGCAACTGGCGAAAAGTTTCGAAGGCGAAATTCGTGTGCGCATCGTCGATGGCCAGGACAGCGCGGTGTCGGTGAAGAGCTTGAGCAAGCTGCTCAGCCTCGGCGCCCGGCGCGGTCAGGTGCTGGAGTTTGTCGCCGAACCGAGCATCGCCGCCGATGCCTTGCCAGCCTTGATGGCCGCCATCGAAGAAGGCCTCGGTGAAGAAGTCGAGCCGCTGCCAGCCGTGAGCCAACAGCGCGAAGTGATCGCCGATGTGGCCGAGGTAATCCTTGCGCCAGCGTCCGGCAGTCTGGTTCAGGCCATCGCCGCCGCACCGGGCATCGCGATTGGCCCGGCGCACATTCAAGTGCTGCAAGCCATTGAATACCCGCTGCGCGGTGAGTCCGCCGCCATCGAGCGCGAGCGTCTCCAGCAGGCGCTGGCGCAGGTGCGTCGCGACATCGAAGGACTGATCGAGCGCAGCAAATCCAAGGCGATTCGCGAGATCTTCATCACCCACCAGGAAATGCTCGACGACCCGGAATTGACCGATGAAGTCGCCACCCGCCTCAAGCAAGGGGAAAGCGCCGAAGCGGCGTGGATGGCGGTGATTGAAGCGGCTGCCAAACAGCAGGAGTCGTTGCAGGACGCCTTGCTCGCCGAACGTGCCGCCGACTTGCGCGATATCGGTCGGCGGGTGCTGGCGCAACTCTGTGGTGTCGAAACCCCGAGCGAGCCCGAGCAGCCGTACATTCTGGTGATGGATGAAGTCGGCCCGTCGGACGTTGCCCGTCTCGACCCGACTCGCGTCGCCGGCATTCTCACTGCCCGTGGCGGTGCCACCGCTCACAGCGCCATCGTCGCCCGGGCCCTGGGTATTCCAGCGTTGGTGGGCGCGGGTGCGGCGGTATTGCTGCTGGCGCCGGGCACGCCGTTGCTGCTCGATGGCCAACGCGGTCGCCTGCACGTGGACGCCGACGCGGCCACCTTGCAGCGCGCCACCGAAGAACGTGACACCCGCGAGCAACGCCTCAAGGCCGCCGCCGAACAACGCCATCAACCGGCATTGACCACCGACGGCCACGCCGTGGAAGTGTTCGCCAACATCGGCGAAAGCGCCGGCGTCACCAGCGCGGTGGAGCAGGGCGCCGAAGGCATTGGCCTGCTGCGCACCGAACTGATTTTCATGGCCCACTCGCAAGCGCCGGACGAGGCCACCCAGGAAGTCGAATACCGTCGCGTGCTCGATGGCCTGGCCGGTCGGCCGCTGGTGGTGCGCACCCTCGATGTCGGTGGCGACAAACCGCTGCCGTATTGGCCGATCGCCAAAGAGGAAAACCCGTTCCTCGGTGTGCGCGGCATTCGCCTGACCCTGCAACGCCCGCACATCATGGAGGCGCAATTGCGCGCCTTGCTCCGTGCGGCGGATAACCGTCCGCTGCGCATCATGTTTCCCATGGTCGGTAGCGTCGATGAGTGGCGTCAGGCCCGGGACATGACCGAACGCCTGCGCCTGGAAATCCCCGTGGCCGATCTGCAATTGGGGATCATGATCGAAGTGCCGTCGGCGGCTTTGCTGGCGCCGGTACTGGCCAAGGAAGTCGACTTCTTCAGCGTCGGCACCAACGACCTGACCCAATACACCCTGGCCATCGACCGCGGCCATCCAACCTTGTCGGCCCAGGCTGACGGCTTGCACCCGGCGGTGCTGCAACTGATCGACATCACCGTGCGGGCGGCTCATGCCCATGGCAAGTGGGTCGGCGTGTGCGGCGAGTTGGCGGCCGACCCGCTGGCGGTGCCGGTGCTGGTCGGATTGGGGGTGGATGAGCTCAGCGTGTCGGGCCGCAGCATTGCCGAGGTCAAGGCGCGCATCCGCGAACTCAGCCTGGCCCAGACTCAAACCCTTGTCCAACAGGCCCTGGCCGTGGGCAGCGCGAATGAAGTGCGCGCATTAGTGGAGGCCCTGTAA
- a CDS encoding DUF6124 family protein, producing MFKPTPNPPDTDPASPHESLDSKKTNDAAERALDYYLNPSANIMATPRKPSTLFTINPELDTETLLAHACESLASANVMASDLAGFLEGTHRNTLLGIAQVIMLGELAVNRALDNLDPQ from the coding sequence ATGTTCAAACCAACACCTAATCCGCCGGACACCGATCCGGCGTCCCCGCACGAAAGCCTCGATTCAAAAAAAACCAACGATGCCGCCGAGCGTGCGCTCGATTACTACCTCAATCCGTCCGCCAACATCATGGCCACGCCGCGAAAACCCAGCACCCTGTTCACCATCAACCCGGAACTCGATACTGAAACCCTGTTGGCCCACGCTTGCGAGTCGCTGGCCTCGGCCAATGTCATGGCCAGTGATCTGGCAGGGTTTCTGGAGGGGACGCATCGCAATACCCTGCTGGGCATCGCTCAAGTCATCATGCTCGGTGAGTTGGCGGTTAACCGGGCGCTGGATAATCTAGACCCTCAGTAG
- the pfkB gene encoding 1-phosphofructokinase, protein MAKILTLTLNPALDLTVQLPRLDPGQVNRSDEMHTHAAGKGVNVAQVLADLGHQLTVSGFLGEDNPQAFEALFAKRGFIDAFIRVPGETRSNIKLAESDGRITDINGPGPLVSEAAQQALLDRLEQLAPGHDAVVVAGSLPQGISPEWLQALIVRLKSLGLNVALDSSGAALRAGLKAAPWLIKPNTEELADVLGCEVVSVTAQAEAASRLHAQGIEHVVISHGADGVNWFSVGSALHATPPKVSVASTVGAGDSLLAGMLHGLLSADTPEQTLRTATAIAAMAVTQIGFGIGDVAQLARLEQGVRIRPLTEQ, encoded by the coding sequence ATGGCCAAGATCTTGACCCTGACCCTTAATCCGGCACTGGACCTCACCGTCCAGTTGCCGCGCCTGGACCCCGGACAGGTCAACCGCAGCGACGAGATGCACACCCACGCCGCCGGCAAAGGGGTGAACGTGGCGCAGGTGCTGGCGGACCTTGGGCATCAGCTCACGGTCAGCGGTTTTCTCGGCGAAGATAATCCCCAGGCGTTCGAAGCACTGTTCGCCAAGCGCGGTTTTATCGACGCGTTCATTCGCGTCCCCGGCGAAACGCGCAGCAACATCAAACTGGCGGAAAGCGATGGACGCATTACCGACATCAATGGTCCCGGACCCCTGGTCAGTGAAGCGGCGCAGCAGGCGTTGCTCGATCGCCTGGAGCAACTGGCGCCCGGTCATGATGCGGTCGTCGTTGCCGGCAGTCTGCCCCAAGGCATCAGCCCCGAATGGCTGCAGGCGTTGATTGTGCGGTTGAAGAGCCTCGGGCTGAACGTGGCGCTGGACTCCAGCGGTGCAGCCTTGCGTGCCGGGCTCAAGGCCGCGCCGTGGCTGATCAAGCCCAACACCGAAGAGCTGGCCGACGTGCTCGGTTGCGAGGTGGTTTCGGTCACTGCCCAGGCCGAGGCCGCGAGCCGCTTGCACGCTCAAGGCATCGAACACGTGGTGATTTCCCACGGTGCCGACGGGGTGAACTGGTTCAGTGTCGGTTCGGCCTTGCATGCCACGCCGCCCAAGGTCAGCGTCGCCAGCACCGTGGGTGCGGGCGATTCGCTACTGGCCGGCATGCTTCACGGTCTGCTCAGCGCCGACACGCCTGAACAGACCCTGCGCACCGCCACGGCGATTGCCGCGATGGCGGTCACCCAGATCGGTTTCGGCATCGGCGACGTCGCGCAATTGGCGCGGCTCGAACAGGGTGTGCGCATACGCCCCCTGACAGAACAATAA
- a CDS encoding bacteriocin immunity protein: MEIKSNLSDYTKQEFIALIGAINNAGTEEDRGELVEHFNKIVPHPSGSDLLFYPEEGADDSPKGVVQIINDYCISKNLPGFRD; this comes from the coding sequence ATGGAAATTAAGAGCAATCTTTCCGACTACACCAAACAGGAATTCATAGCCCTGATTGGTGCTATCAACAATGCCGGGACAGAAGAAGACCGGGGGGAGTTGGTGGAACACTTCAACAAGATCGTGCCGCACCCTTCGGGTAGCGATTTGTTGTTCTATCCAGAGGAAGGAGCAGATGATTCGCCGAAGGGAGTAGTGCAGATAATCAATGACTACTGCATTTCCAAAAACTTGCCGGGTTTTAGGGACTGA
- a CDS encoding bacteriocin immunity protein produces MTTAFPKTCRVLGTDLEKKNFTDYTETEFIQLMQKIRAANKNAPDETFDPLLNHFCEITEHPDGTDLIYYPEEGADSSNEGITQTVKNWRATQGLPGFKGE; encoded by the coding sequence ATGACTACTGCATTTCCAAAAACTTGCCGGGTTTTAGGGACTGATCTTGAAAAAAAGAACTTCACTGATTACACCGAAACTGAGTTCATTCAACTCATGCAAAAAATTCGGGCCGCGAACAAGAATGCACCGGACGAGACTTTCGATCCTTTGTTAAACCATTTTTGCGAGATTACAGAGCATCCTGATGGAACTGACCTCATTTACTATCCTGAAGAAGGCGCGGACAGCTCAAATGAAGGTATTACACAGACTGTGAAGAATTGGCGAGCGACTCAGGGACTGCCGGGATTCAAAGGCGAGTAG